ATTTCCATCCTGCCGATTTTTCCTGCATGGGCACAACTGGAAGAAGAAGTCCGGATTGATTTGCTTGAAATATGGGCCAAGGCCACAGACAAAGACGATCGCGTCGTATCCGATCTCAGCGCTGAAGACTTCCGGGTCTTCATCGATGGAAAGCAAGCGGAGATTCGTTGCTTTGATAAAGTCTTCTACGATCCATTTGAGTTTGCTAGAAACGAAGAAGCCTCGCAAAGCGACAATCAAAAACGAAAATTCATTTTTTTCTTTGATCTTCTAAACAGTTCTCCGCGAAGCGTTGATTATTTGAAAAGACAGTTCACGGATTTTCTTCGGAACAATTTCTCCGATCATGATGAAGGAATGGTTTTCGCGCTGCTTCCCACAGTTCATCTGGGTGTTGTTCAAAAGATGACTGCTAATAAGGAAGCAATCATCAGTGTCATTCAGAAAATGAAAGGCAGCGCAACAATGGATGCGCGAATCAGGAACAACGAAAAGGAAATTCTTAGCCTTTTGAGTTTTGGAAGCCGCGCTACACAGCAAACCGAACGCGAAGGGTCAGGACTCTCCAATAGGAATCCTGAGCAGATCCGGCAGGCCCGCGGGTTAGCGCGTAGTTACGCTTCCCAGGATGAAAACCTCAGCCGCTACACTCTCAACTCTTTTTTATCCATCGCTCAATACCTGCAGGGAAATCAATTTGATGGCCGGCTTGTGATGATGTATGTCAGCGGCGGGTTCTCCATGCGCCCCGGACAGAACTACTTTGAGATCATTGACCGCGCCATTGATGCAACTTCCGTTATAGGATCGGAAGATTTAAACTTCCGGGATCGTCCTACGAATGATTTCGATCACGAGGTCAGGAAAACCATCGGAATTCTCAACCGGCTGAACGTAACCATTTATTCTTTGGATGCTAGAGGCCTGATTGCTAACGATAAGGGTCCAGAGCGAGATGGTATCCAGCTCGCGCTCGGGTTTAACACCGTTTCCTATCAGCGGGAGCTTCAGGACTCATTGATTGTGATCGCGAGAGAAACCGGAGGGACTGCGTTTACCAACTCTCAGAATTATCAAAAGGGTCTTGCTGAGATTGCCAGTGACATGAGTCAACAATACTGGCTCTGCG
Above is a window of bacterium DNA encoding:
- a CDS encoding VWA domain-containing protein; amino-acid sequence: MQKRFILFVICISILPIFPAWAQLEEEVRIDLLEIWAKATDKDDRVVSDLSAEDFRVFIDGKQAEIRCFDKVFYDPFEFARNEEASQSDNQKRKFIFFFDLLNSSPRSVDYLKRQFTDFLRNNFSDHDEGMVFALLPTVHLGVVQKMTANKEAIISVIQKMKGSATMDARIRNNEKEILSLLSFGSRATQQTEREGSGLSNRNPEQIRQARGLARSYASQDENLSRYTLNSFLSIAQYLQGNQFDGRLVMMYVSGGFSMRPGQNYFEIIDRAIDATSVIGSEDLNFRDRPTNDFDHEVRKTIGILNRLNVTIYSLDARGLIANDKGPERDGIQLALGFNTVSYQRELQDSLIVIARETGGTAFTNSQNYQKGLAEIASDMSQQYWLCASVPFSSKRGVYHKIEVKVDRPGVKVRHRKGYIE